The window GAGCGGGTTTGCGAAGTACAGTAACGCACCGGCGGCCATGACGACGGTGCGCCACGGGACGTGCCGGTACTCGCCACTCGCCCAAGCACGCACGAGCGCGGCCAGCCCGGAAAGGTCCCCGGAGACTTCGCGCAGGACCTGGCGGTGGCGCTGCGCCTTCGTCAAGACGTCACGCACGAGGCTTGCGGCTCGGGCTGGGTCGCGGACGAGGCGTGCGGCCCCCGCGTTCAGTACCGCTTCCGGTGTCATCCGACGATCCTCCTTGCAAACCCTTGCGGGCGCCGCTTGCGCAAGCGTCCGGCGGCCTTCTGGCGCTTGTGCGCAGCATCGATGAGAAGCTGCTGGCAGCTCTTCGGTCGCGGCGTTCCGGACGCAAGCTGCTGAGCATAGGTACCGTCGGCGGCCATCACCCAGCCGTTGAGATCGGCAAGCTGCACGTCGAACACCTGCCGGAGCTCGGACCGCAGGGCCGGGTCCTCCACCGGCACCACCACCTCCACCCGGCTCTCCAGATTGCGCTTCATCACGTCGGCAGAACCGATGTAGTACTCCTCGTCACCGCCGTTGCGGAAGTAATAGATACGGCCGTGCTCGAGGAAGCGGCCGACGATGCTGACGACGCGCACGTTGTCCGAAAGCCCGGCAATACCCGGTCGCAGACGGCAGGAATCGCGGACGATCAGGTCGACGTGTACGCCCGCTTGCGAGGCCCGGTAAAGCGCCCGGACCACGTCGGCATCCTCCATCGCGTTCATCTTGAACTGAATAAGCCCCGGCGCCTGCGGCGAGTGGACCGTCACCTCGCGCTCGATGCGGGCCAGCAACGCCCTTTTCAAAGTCGTCGGCGCCACCAGCAACTTGCGATACTTGCGCTTCGGGCGATAGCCGGTCGTCAGATAATTGAACAGCTCGGTAAGGTCCTGACCGATCACGTCGTCGCAGGTCAGCAGGCCGTAGTCGGAGTAGGTCCGCGCGGTGCCGGCGTGGTAGTTGCCGGTGCCGATATGCGCGTAACGGCGCAAACCGTTGTAATCCTGCCGCACCACCAGAATGGTCTTGCAATGCGTCTTGAGTCCAACGACGCCGTAGGTGACGTGGACCCCGAACTCTTCGAGCCAGCTGGCGAACTGCAGGTTAGCCGACTCGTCGAACCGCGCCTTCAGCTCGACGACCACGGCAACCTGCTTGCCGTTGCGCGCCGCCTCGACGAGGTACTCGAGGATCTTCGAGTCGCGCGAGGTGCGATACAGGGTCATCTTGATGGCCCGCACCTTGGGATCTTCGCTGGCCTCGCGCACGAAGCGTTCGACGGAAGTCGGGAACGACTCGTAGGGATGGTGCAGCAGCAACGACCCGGAGTCGCGGACGATGTGAAAGATGTTGCGGGTCTCCTGCAACTTCGGATGGTCGGTGCAGCGGTGGGGCGGGTCGCGCAGCGCCGGCACGTCGGCGGTCGCGATCTCCATGAGAGCCCGCTTCGCCATCATGCCGACCACCTCGACGACGTCGGCGCGCTCGTCGAGACCAAGCTCCGAAGCCAGCATGCCGCGCCGGTGCGGGTCCATGTTCGGCTCGACCTCGAGCCGCACGATCGGCGCAAAGCGCCGATCGCGTAGTTCCGATTCGATCATTGCCACCAGGTCGTCGGCCTGATCCTCGTCGCGCTCCGTGTTGGCGTTGCGGATGACCCGGAACAGCTCGCACGAGTCGATCTCCAGGTCGGGAAACAGCAGGTCGAGGTTGTGCGACATCACGTCCTCGAGCGGCACGAAGCGCTGCGCGCCATCCACCCGCAGGAAGCGCGGAGTACCGGCCCCCACCGGCACCTTGACGCGAGCCATCGAGCCCTCGGGATCGCCGGGGTAGCGCACGGTCACCAGCAGGTTCAGCGACAGGTTGGAGACGAAC is drawn from Candidatus Binatia bacterium and contains these coding sequences:
- a CDS encoding DUF1232 domain-containing protein — protein: MTPEAVLNAGAARLVRDPARAASLVRDVLTKAQRHRQVLREVSGDLSGLAALVRAWASGEYRHVPWRTVVMAAGALLYFANPLDLIPDVVLVAGYLDDVTVIGLVAAALRRDLDRFRTWQGQGRTPEGAGVSTQPTDH
- the ppk1 gene encoding polyphosphate kinase 1; the protein is MTARRITDGFVASLMTDPLPASSASLALEVPLGGNGGHALEGGCEGAAGTAVTEAAHVSGAFDLRNPELYLNRELTWLNFNRRVLHEADDQRVPLLERLKFLAIVGSNLDEFFMKRIGGLKQQVAAGILQRTVDGRTPQQQITECLALVREIEEEQRRLVDHVLDLLERQGIEVVGYGALSPSEREALREYYFRNIFPLATPQAMDPAHPFPFVSNLSLNLLVTVRYPGDPEGSMARVKVPVGAGTPRFLRVDGAQRFVPLEDVMSHNLDLLFPDLEIDSCELFRVIRNANTERDEDQADDLVAMIESELRDRRFAPIVRLEVEPNMDPHRRGMLASELGLDERADVVEVVGMMAKRALMEIATADVPALRDPPHRCTDHPKLQETRNIFHIVRDSGSLLLHHPYESFPTSVERFVREASEDPKVRAIKMTLYRTSRDSKILEYLVEAARNGKQVAVVVELKARFDESANLQFASWLEEFGVHVTYGVVGLKTHCKTILVVRQDYNGLRRYAHIGTGNYHAGTARTYSDYGLLTCDDVIGQDLTELFNYLTTGYRPKRKYRKLLVAPTTLKRALLARIEREVTVHSPQAPGLIQFKMNAMEDADVVRALYRASQAGVHVDLIVRDSCRLRPGIAGLSDNVRVVSIVGRFLEHGRIYYFRNGGDEEYYIGSADVMKRNLESRVEVVVPVEDPALRSELRQVFDVQLADLNGWVMAADGTYAQQLASGTPRPKSCQQLLIDAAHKRQKAAGRLRKRRPQGFARRIVG